The genomic interval GATCATCAGCTTCGGCCTGATGGGGATGGCCAAGACGCTGCGGGGACGCACCGAGGTCGAGTTTCCCGAGATGGCCCGGGCCCTCCAGGCCGGGGTCGAGAACATCATGGCCAAGGCCGAGTCGAAGCCTGGGGAGAAGACCATCCTCGACGCTCTCGTGCCCGGGGCGAACGCCCTCGTGGACGGCGCGGACGGCGATGTCGACGCGGCGCTCGAGGCCGCGGCCACGGCCGCGGCCGAGGGATCGGAGGCGACCACGCAGATGCGTGCGGTCCACGGTCGTGCCGCCTACTCCGCGGCACGCAGCATCGGCGTGCTCGACGGCGGCTCGGTCGTCGGCAAGCTGATCTTCGAGGGGATCGCGTCCGCGCGGTCGGCGTGAGCGGGCGGGCAGCGAGGATGGGGATCGTGCACACCGCCGACGTCCGCCACGACCTGCGGCTGGTCCGTGCCTACATCACGTTCCGCAACGCGAAGGTGTGGCCCACGCGCAAGCTCCAGCGGTCGCTCATCGCGGCCATCCTGGTGGCGGTCGGGTTCATGGTCACGCCCGGCCTGCTGCGCGATGCGCTGTGGGTGGCGGCCGCCCTGGTCGTGGTCTGGGTGCTCGTCGGCGACCGCGTCCTGGCGCTGCTCCGCCTGCTCCGGGACCCGTACCGTCGCACGGGGCGGGCGGAGCGGTACGAGTTCGGCGACAGGACGTTCCGTCGCGCGGCGGAGCCCGCCGATGACGCCCCAGCCCGCCCGTATGCGCACGTCACCGCGATCTACGCCGACGACGCGTACTGGTATCTGTGCCTGCGCACGGGCGAGATCTGCATCGTCGACCAGACGGCGGTGGATGGCGGCTCGACC from Brachybacterium huguangmaarense carries:
- a CDS encoding dihydroxyacetone kinase subunit L, encoding MVDRASIAKAVTSIGGLMSENRDYLVSLDQVNGDGDLGISMDDGFRALSAFLDGSDEEDLGQLLRQAAKVFNESAPSSLGTIISFGLMGMAKTLRGRTEVEFPEMARALQAGVENIMAKAESKPGEKTILDALVPGANALVDGADGDVDAALEAAATAAAEGSEATTQMRAVHGRAAYSAARSIGVLDGGSVVGKLIFEGIASARSA